In bacterium, the genomic stretch GAAATTGTTACACAACCAGATATAACAAGTCCAGAAGAAGGTGAAGAATTTCTCTTGAAATTAAAGCAGACATTAAAATATTTAGAAGTAAGCGATTGTAATATGGAAGAAGGTTCATTAAGATGTGATGCAAATATATCTGTAAGAAAAAAGGGAGATGAAAAGTTTGGAGTAAAAGTTGAGATTAAAAATATGAATTCTTTTAAAGCGGTCAGAAAAGCGTTAAGTTATGAACAAAAAAGGCAAATTTCAATTTTAAATAGAGGTGGAAAGATTCAGCAAGAAACACGACTCTGGGATGATAAATTACAAAAAACAGAAATCATGAGGACGAAAGAAGAGGCACATGATTACAGATATTTTCCTGACCCAGACCTTTTACCAGTTGAAATTGATGACGAATTCATAAATAAAGTTAAAGAAGAAATAGGGGAATTACCAGATGATAGAAAAGAGAGAATTAAAGTACAATATGGATTACCTACCTATGATATTGATGTCTTGATGAGTGAAAAAATAATAATTGACTATTTTGAGGAATGTAGTAAAATTTTCAAAAATTATAAACTTATTTCCAATTGGATTATGGGAGAGATAATGTCTTTATTAAAAGGGAAAGAAATAAAATTCCTTTTTGAAAAAATACCTCCAGAAAAATTTATTGACTTGTTAAAAATGGTTGAAGAGGGTAAAATAACCTCAACAGTTGGGAAAAATGTATTAAAGGAAATTTTAAAAACAGGGAAATTTCCTTCTGAAATAGTAAAAGAAAAAGGTCTTCTACAAATAGGAGATGAGGAATTTATTGAAAATATAGTAAAACAGGTAATTGACGAAAATCAAAAAGCAGTTGATGACTATAAAAAAGGGAAAGAAAAAGTAATGGCTTTCCTTATAGGGCAGGTTATGAAGAAAACAAAGGGAAAAGTTAATTCAGAAATTGTTGAAAAAACAATAAAAAAGTTAATATAACAAAAAATAATTTTATTTTTCCGTCTATTTTATATTTTTCTCTTTCCTAATAGGAAGAGATGAAGGGAGAAAGAAAATGAGAAAAAAGTTTTTTTTAACTATTATTGGGTTTTTCTTATTAACCATAATTTTAGGTAGTGATGTAAAAGTTTCTGAGGAAAGAAATAAAAAAGAAGAAACATATAAAAACATAGAACTTTTTATTGATGCTTTAAATATTGTAGAAAAAAATTATGTAAAAGAAGTTGAAAATAAGGACCTTATTTATGGAGCACTTAAAGGTATGCTGATGTCTCTTGACCCATACAGTGCTTTTCTTCCTCCTGACCTTAAAAAAGAATTACAAATTGAAACAGAAGGGCAGTTTGAAGGAGTTGGAATGGAAATTACACTGAAAAATGGGATAATAACAGTGGTAAGCCCAATAGAAGACAGTCCTGCCTGGAAAGCAGGTGTTAAGCCAGGTGATAGAATAATTACTATTGATGGGGAATCAACAAAAGGTATGACAACACTTGAAGCAGCAAAAAAACTGAGAGGAGAAAAAGGGACAAAAGTGAAAATAAGTGTTATGAGAGAAAATATGCCAAAACTAATTGATATAGAAATAACAAGAGATATTATAAAAGTGAAATCAGTAAAAACAGAGGACATAGGTGAAATGGGATATATAAGAATTACAGAATTTCAAGAAAGAACATCTTCTGATTTGAAAAATGCATTAGAAGAGTTTAATAAAAAAGAGAAAAAAGGGATAATTCTTGATTTAAGAAACAACCCTGGTGGTCTTTTAACCTCTGCTGTTGAAGTTAGTGAATTATTTTTGCAAAAAGGTAAATTAATTGTTTATACACAGGGAAGAAATAAAGAAGATAAAAGTATTTTTAGAAGTAAAAAAGTTCCTATCTGGGAAAAACCAATTGTTTTACTTGTTAACCAGGGTAGTGCCAGTGCTTCTGAAATTGTTTTTGGGGCGCTTAAAGACAATTATGAAAAAATTAGCTCGGTTGGTGAAAAAACATTCGGTAAAGGTTCTGTTCAGAATTTAATTCCGTTATCAGATGGTTCCGCTTTAAAACTTACAATTGCTTATTACTATACACCTTCTAATGTTTGTATTGAAGGAGAAGGGATACCAGTTGATTATGAAGTGAAATTACCAGAAGATAAAGAAATTATATTTGCAAC encodes the following:
- the gatB gene encoding Asp-tRNA(Asn)/Glu-tRNA(Gln) amidotransferase subunit GatB translates to MGEYEVVIGLEVHVELSTCSKMFCPCSTEFGASPNTNICPICIGMPGTLPVINEKAIECAVKTGIAFNSDIARTCRFARKNYFYPDLPKNYQISQYEQPIIKGGYLKVRDKKINLTRIHLEEDAGKLIHSEEGENFSYIDYNRGGIPLIEIVTQPDITSPEEGEEFLLKLKQTLKYLEVSDCNMEEGSLRCDANISVRKKGDEKFGVKVEIKNMNSFKAVRKALSYEQKRQISILNRGGKIQQETRLWDDKLQKTEIMRTKEEAHDYRYFPDPDLLPVEIDDEFINKVKEEIGELPDDRKERIKVQYGLPTYDIDVLMSEKIIIDYFEECSKIFKNYKLISNWIMGEIMSLLKGKEIKFLFEKIPPEKFIDLLKMVEEGKITSTVGKNVLKEILKTGKFPSEIVKEKGLLQIGDEEFIENIVKQVIDENQKAVDDYKKGKEKVMAFLIGQVMKKTKGKVNSEIVEKTIKKLI
- a CDS encoding S41 family peptidase, whose product is MRKKFFLTIIGFFLLTIILGSDVKVSEERNKKEETYKNIELFIDALNIVEKNYVKEVENKDLIYGALKGMLMSLDPYSAFLPPDLKKELQIETEGQFEGVGMEITLKNGIITVVSPIEDSPAWKAGVKPGDRIITIDGESTKGMTTLEAAKKLRGEKGTKVKISVMRENMPKLIDIEITRDIIKVKSVKTEDIGEMGYIRITEFQERTSSDLKNALEEFNKKEKKGIILDLRNNPGGLLTSAVEVSELFLQKGKLIVYTQGRNKEDKSIFRSKKVPIWEKPIVLLVNQGSASASEIVFGALKDNYEKISSVGEKTFGKGSVQNLIPLSDGSALKLTIAYYYTPSNVCIEGEGIPVDYEVKLPEDKEIIFATDEDVQFQEAKRILKNMIYEKDEKE